Proteins encoded together in one Lathyrus oleraceus cultivar Zhongwan6 chromosome 5, CAAS_Psat_ZW6_1.0, whole genome shotgun sequence window:
- the LOC127085441 gene encoding uncharacterized protein LOC127085441 yields the protein MQTWNLNPNCKSIVKKIWNYTIHGDPMFVLNHKLKDIKQELDTWNTQTFGTIHNRVIEATLKINNIQLSNDNNGPSDTLLEQEKAAKIEPDYSLQIEDVFWREKARAKWNCEGDKNTAYFHRLTKIKQATKKISMLNIENNHIIEDTIPCLISDQINDVLSMIPTPEEIVYAVFAMNKNGALGSDGNGESFFQSHWNTVKFDVIAATSQFFSQNWISPN from the exons ATGCAGACGTGGAACCTTAATCCTAACTGCAAATCCATTGTTAAAAAAATTTGGAACTACACCATTCATGGTGATCCTATGTTTGTCTTGAACCACAAGCTTAAAGACATCAAGCAAGAGTTGGATACTTGGAATACACAAACTTTTGGCACTATTCATAACAGAGTTATTGAGGCAACCTTGAAGATTAACAACATACAACTGTCAAATGATAACAATGGTCCCTCTGATACTCTTTTGGAGCAAGAAAAGGCGGCTAAGATTGAACCGGATTATTCCCTCCAGATAGAAGATGTTTTTTGGAGAGAGAAAGCTAGAGCTAAGTGGAATTGTGAAGGAGACAAAAACACTGCTTACTTCCATAGACTGACTAAAATCAAGCAGGCTACTAAGAAGATCTCTATGCTCAATATTGAG AATAACCACATTATTGAAGACACTATCCCTTGCTTGATTTCTGATCAAATAAATGATGTTCTATCCATGATTCCCACCCCTGAAGAAATCGTTTATGCAGTGTTTGCTATGAATAAAAATGGTGCCCTAGGATCTGATGGAAATGGTGAATCTTTCTTTCAATCTCATTGGAATACTGTGAAATTTGATGTTATAGCTGCTACTTCTCAATTTTTTTCTCAAAACTGGATCTCCCCCAACTAG